In Proteus vulgaris, one DNA window encodes the following:
- the qseG gene encoding two-component system QseEF-associated lipoprotein QseG: MQIRSQIQASPHHEYKKINKQMLGTEPLSMAPASTRKIALNWKQCVLIFMLPLVLSGCTPKSPTASLEPEPDAPVVKQRTIDYRWAECKTLSAFYDEGINNALYWLRTIECTNRIMTTEAQRQANSVVVTGWDDAFYKSILLERAGMTIADRRTQLVLLESYKLQFPSSMRVLLSTWIENQTLILSLAEEKNRYRRLTTETDNRIDTLRKENNALQHELNITLKKLESLTQIERQLSNRKQSGSVDSLSQNEDLTESVVTTSPETEKTVVEKTTEKPTSTQSITEKPKSEERTPSATAVKPEPSKPESAKPEAVKPEPSKPESAKPEVVKPEPVKTEIKKQDAKPTEVGSK, from the coding sequence ATGCAAATCAGGTCACAAATACAAGCATCTCCTCATCATGAGTATAAAAAAATAAATAAACAGATGCTTGGTACTGAACCGTTATCTATGGCTCCTGCATCAACTAGAAAGATCGCATTAAATTGGAAACAGTGTGTCTTGATTTTTATGCTTCCACTGGTTCTTTCAGGCTGTACGCCAAAGTCGCCTACTGCATCGTTAGAACCCGAGCCTGATGCACCCGTTGTTAAACAAAGAACAATTGATTACCGTTGGGCTGAATGTAAAACATTAAGCGCTTTTTATGATGAAGGCATTAATAATGCACTTTATTGGTTACGCACAATTGAATGTACGAATCGCATTATGACTACAGAAGCGCAACGTCAAGCAAATAGCGTTGTCGTTACAGGCTGGGATGATGCATTTTATAAAAGCATTTTATTAGAGCGTGCTGGTATGACGATTGCTGATCGTCGAACACAATTAGTGTTACTAGAAAGCTACAAACTTCAATTTCCAAGCTCTATGCGTGTTTTATTATCGACATGGATTGAAAATCAAACACTCATTCTCTCTTTAGCAGAAGAAAAAAATCGTTATCGTCGTTTAACTACTGAAACGGACAATAGAATAGATACACTAAGAAAAGAGAATAATGCATTACAGCATGAACTGAATATCACACTGAAAAAGCTTGAAAGTCTTACTCAAATTGAAAGGCAGTTATCGAATAGAAAACAAAGTGGCTCTGTTGATTCGTTATCACAAAATGAGGATTTAACGGAGAGTGTGGTAACCACATCCCCAGAAACAGAAAAAACAGTTGTTGAAAAAACGACTGAAAAGCCTACTTCTACACAATCGATAACAGAAAAACCAAAGAGTGAGGAAAGAACACCTTCTGCAACAGCGGTTAAACCTGAGCCTTCAAAACCAGAATCTGCAAAACCTGAAGCGGTTAAACCTGAACCTTCAAAACCAGAGTCTGCAAAACCTGAAGTGGTTAAACCTGAGCCTGTTAAAACTGAAATAAAAAAACAGGATGCTAAACCGACTGAAGTAGGATCTAAATAA
- a CDS encoding sensor histidine kinase: MISLKKWRIFPRSLRQLVIMAFWMVLLPLLVLAYQAYQSLDQLSNQAAITNKNALADTERSEVMRNLAIEMEGNYRRYCVLRDKTDDDMYQQRYQQYTKLFSTLQQTIIPLSSSKEADVLNSSLEKLKSIQCESSEPTKDMQQALEQFSYANNRIVMLTKEIIFSRGEQLQMAIAEKGRYFGWQSLIVFVFSLILIALFTRMIIGPVKGIEKMINRLGEGRTLSNNLDSFQGPRELRSLAQRIIWLSERLAWLESQRHEFLRHISHELKTPLASMREGTELLADEVAGPLTLDQKEVVSILDNSSKQLQLLIEQLLDYNRKLSEVPQQIEEIDLTHLVNDVVLAHSLPARAKEIKTIISLNLTKCRAEATLLSRVIDNLYSNAVHYGAESGNIWISSYQVEQKIVIDIANKGTPIPESEQKMIFEPFFQGSLLRKGAVKGSGLGLSIAHDCIKRMEGELNVVPSDYADVCFRIELPLLSENK, encoded by the coding sequence ATGATTTCATTGAAAAAGTGGCGTATTTTTCCTCGTTCTTTAAGACAGCTCGTGATAATGGCATTTTGGATGGTGCTATTACCTTTACTTGTCCTTGCTTATCAAGCTTATCAAAGCCTCGATCAATTAAGTAATCAAGCAGCAATCACTAATAAAAATGCATTGGCTGATACTGAACGTAGCGAAGTTATGCGAAATTTAGCTATTGAGATGGAAGGAAACTATCGTCGTTATTGTGTTTTACGCGATAAAACTGATGATGATATGTATCAACAACGCTATCAGCAATACACCAAACTCTTCTCAACATTACAACAAACCATAATCCCGCTTTCTTCATCTAAAGAAGCTGACGTACTTAATTCCTCCCTTGAAAAGCTAAAGTCTATTCAGTGTGAAAGCAGTGAACCTACGAAAGACATGCAACAAGCTCTAGAGCAGTTCTCTTATGCCAATAATCGTATAGTGATGCTAACAAAAGAGATTATTTTTAGCCGTGGCGAACAGTTACAAATGGCAATTGCTGAGAAAGGACGTTATTTCGGCTGGCAGAGCCTTATTGTGTTCGTATTCAGTTTGATCCTCATCGCACTATTTACCCGAATGATCATCGGCCCTGTTAAAGGGATTGAAAAGATGATCAATCGATTGGGAGAAGGGCGAACACTTAGTAACAATTTGGATTCTTTTCAAGGACCTCGGGAGCTTCGATCGTTAGCTCAACGTATTATTTGGTTAAGTGAACGATTAGCATGGCTTGAATCACAACGGCATGAATTTTTACGTCATATTTCTCATGAGTTAAAAACGCCACTTGCTAGTATGCGAGAAGGTACAGAATTATTAGCTGATGAAGTTGCAGGTCCTTTAACGCTCGATCAAAAAGAAGTGGTTTCTATTCTTGATAATAGTAGTAAGCAGTTACAGTTATTGATTGAACAACTGCTTGATTATAACCGTAAACTTTCTGAGGTTCCTCAGCAAATTGAAGAGATCGATTTAACTCATTTAGTGAATGATGTGGTATTAGCACACAGCTTACCGGCCAGAGCGAAAGAGATTAAAACGATAATTTCACTTAATCTGACAAAATGTCGAGCAGAAGCAACATTATTATCACGAGTTATCGACAATCTCTATTCGAATGCGGTGCACTATGGTGCTGAATCAGGTAATATCTGGATCTCTAGTTATCAAGTTGAACAGAAGATAGTGATTGATATAGCCAATAAAGGAACGCCTATCCCTGAATCTGAACAAAAAATGATTTTTGAGCCCTTTTTTCAAGGTTCTTTACTACGCAAAGGTGCTGTAAAAGGAAGTGGTTTAGGTTTAAGCATTGCTCATGACTGTATCAAAAGAATGGAAGGTGAATTAAATGTTGTTCCTTCTGACTATGCCGATGTCTGTTTTCGTATTGAATTACCGCTACTTTCTGAGAATAAATAA